The genomic interval CCTGACTGCAGGCTTCGTCCGGCCCTCCGCCAGCAAAGCCTCCAGGCTTCCCAGGGGACAGAGTTCGTCTTTATCCCCCACCGCGATGAGCTTGAGCCCCGGCACTTGCGGCAGGAAGCTCAGGTCCATAAAGGCGATGGGGGGCGATATGAATATGGCCCCATCCGCGTCCAGGCCATCTAACAACGCCCGGCCCGCTACAAAGGCCCCGAAGGAATACCCCACCACATAATAGGGTCCTGACGTCCGGGACTTGACAAACGCCAGAGCCGCGGCCACATCCGCCGCTTCCTCCCAGCCTCCGCCATACGTCCCGGTGCTGCGCCCTACCCCCCGGAAGTTGAAGCGCAGCACCGCCATACCCCGGGCCGCAAAGGCGCGCGTGGCCGTCCACACCACGTTGTTGGCCATGCTGCCCCCAAACAGGGGGTGGGG from Desulfobaccales bacterium carries:
- a CDS encoding alpha/beta fold hydrolase → MEEQVSIQGAGVTLEGVLAPGTAPGGVVITHPHPLFGGSMANNVVWTATRAFAARGMAVLRFNFRGVGRSTGTYGGGWEEAADVAAALAFVKSRTSGPYYVVGYSFGAFVAGRALLDGLDADGAIFISPPIAFMDLSFLPQVPGLKLIAVGDKDELCPLGSLEALLAEGRTKPAVRVIQGADHFFGGGEDELFRILRDFPL